Proteins encoded by one window of Bacteroidota bacterium:
- a CDS encoding homogentisate 1,2-dioxygenase, giving the protein MPIYHSLGKIPNKRHVVFRESNGNLYQEELFGTEGFSGVSSLVYHLHPPTMVKEHGKPYSVRPDVIVEDNLQARSFSGFSIEPEEDYLDSRKVLFLNNDLQIGLAAPQQGTGEYFFKNADADEMLFIHRGKGKLKSMYGTVDFEYGDYLIIPRGTVYQIQFETTDNLFLFIESHTPIETPSRYRNQYGQFLETSPFCERDFKLPHSLETHDEKGDFLINIKKRGLIYPYIYETHPFDVIGYDGYSFPFALSIFNFEPITGRIHMPPPVHQQFQAKNFVVCSFVPRLYDYHPQAIPAPYHHSNIDSDELLYYVDGDFMSRNNIEKGQITLHPGGIPHGPHPGAIERSIGKKETNELAVMIDPFNPVMVTDQALLIENKDYYKSWLTGTHHKIESAIL; this is encoded by the coding sequence ATGCCAATTTATCATAGCCTAGGAAAAATTCCGAATAAGCGACACGTAGTTTTCAGAGAAAGCAATGGGAATTTATATCAGGAAGAGTTATTTGGAACCGAAGGATTTTCGGGAGTATCATCATTGGTGTATCACCTACATCCGCCAACCATGGTTAAGGAGCATGGCAAACCATACAGCGTGCGTCCCGATGTAATTGTTGAAGATAACTTGCAAGCCCGCAGTTTTTCGGGCTTTTCCATTGAGCCCGAAGAAGATTACCTTGATAGCCGCAAGGTGCTTTTTTTAAACAACGATTTGCAAATTGGTCTTGCTGCTCCACAACAAGGTACCGGGGAATATTTTTTTAAAAATGCTGATGCCGATGAGATGTTGTTTATACATAGAGGCAAAGGCAAATTGAAATCGATGTACGGTACAGTTGATTTTGAGTATGGTGATTATCTTATTATCCCGCGTGGCACAGTATATCAAATACAATTTGAAACAACCGACAATCTTTTCCTCTTTATCGAATCGCATACGCCTATAGAAACACCATCCCGCTATCGCAATCAGTATGGTCAGTTTCTCGAAACCTCTCCCTTTTGCGAACGCGATTTTAAATTACCTCACTCACTCGAAACACATGATGAAAAAGGCGACTTTCTGATCAATATAAAAAAGCGTGGTCTTATTTATCCCTACATTTATGAAACTCATCCATTTGATGTAATTGGTTATGATGGATATTCGTTTCCGTTTGCATTGTCTATTTTTAATTTTGAACCAATAACAGGTCGCATACATATGCCACCTCCTGTGCATCAACAATTTCAGGCAAAAAACTTTGTAGTTTGTTCTTTTGTGCCACGCTTGTACGATTATCATCCACAAGCGATACCTGCTCCATATCATCACAGTAATATCGACAGCGATGAGTTGTTGTATTATGTTGATGGCGATTTTATGAGTCGCAATAATATCGAGAAAGGACAAATCACTTTACACCCCGGTGGTATACCACACGGGCCGCACCCCGGAGCAATAGAACGTAGTATAGGAAAAAAGGAAACCAATGAACTTGCTGTAATGATTGATCCGTTTAATCCGGTTATGGTAACCGATCAGGCACTCCTAATTGAAAACAAAGATTATTACAAGTCATGGCTTACCGGCACACATCATAAAATCGAATCAGCAATCTTATAA
- a CDS encoding sulfite exporter TauE/SafE family protein, with protein sequence MTWYISAFTLGLLSSFHCAGMCGPIAIMLPVDNRSTINLIAGRLIYNLGRVGTYILIGVMAGFLGLAISLQGFQRELSMIAGLTILVTLLISFTTKGKLFFYRLSQKLTAPMRVPLKMLFTKKTMLSLFFIGTLNGLLPCGFVYAAAAGATASGSVGGASLFMLFFGLGTFPVMMTFSLLSNFAGTRFRKIYARVSPIAMAILALLLVVRGAFVSIPENLSANSSNLYEAINCFIPH encoded by the coding sequence ATGACCTGGTACATATCTGCATTTACACTTGGTCTGCTAAGCAGTTTCCATTGCGCAGGTATGTGTGGTCCCATTGCCATTATGTTGCCAGTTGATAACCGATCAACTATAAACCTGATTGCCGGTAGGCTCATTTACAACCTTGGTAGAGTTGGCACTTACATTCTGATAGGAGTGATGGCCGGTTTCTTAGGACTAGCTATATCGTTACAAGGATTTCAACGAGAATTAAGTATGATAGCTGGATTAACAATTCTTGTAACGTTGCTAATTTCCTTTACTACTAAGGGGAAATTATTTTTCTATCGCTTGTCGCAAAAGCTAACCGCTCCTATGCGTGTACCCCTTAAAATGTTATTTACAAAGAAAACAATGCTCTCCCTGTTTTTTATTGGAACGTTGAATGGCCTCTTGCCATGTGGCTTTGTATATGCTGCGGCAGCAGGTGCCACCGCTTCCGGTTCGGTAGGCGGTGCATCGCTATTCATGTTGTTTTTTGGATTAGGAACTTTTCCTGTAATGATGACTTTTTCGTTGCTATCGAATTTTGCCGGCACCAGATTTCGTAAGATATATGCACGTGTGTCGCCCATTGCAATGGCAATATTAGCTTTGTTGTTAGTAGTACGTGGTGCTTTTGTTTCTATACCCGAAAATCTTTCTGCCAATTCTTCGAACTTGTATGAAGCAATCAATTGCTTCATTCCTCACTAA
- a CDS encoding FixH family protein: protein MKLNWGHGITFTYLTFVTVMILFAVKASQQTYDLVSTDYYKDAVNYQERINARVNALNQAEGLQLKLNYDKNVVEVISTSHEKVEGQVSFYKPDNAKSDFVVPVKLEPNSTIQIPMQGKPRGFWKLRATWNTALGACSNESSIHLR from the coding sequence ATGAAACTGAATTGGGGGCACGGCATTACATTTACTTACCTGACGTTTGTAACAGTTATGATTTTATTTGCTGTAAAAGCATCACAGCAAACTTACGATTTGGTATCTACCGATTATTATAAGGATGCTGTCAACTATCAGGAGCGTATTAATGCACGTGTCAATGCATTGAACCAGGCCGAAGGCCTGCAGTTGAAATTGAATTATGATAAAAATGTGGTTGAGGTAATTTCCACTTCACATGAAAAAGTGGAAGGACAAGTTTCTTTTTACAAACCCGATAATGCAAAATCTGATTTTGTTGTTCCTGTTAAGTTGGAACCAAATTCTACCATTCAAATTCCTATGCAAGGTAAGCCAAGAGGATTTTGGAAACTACGCGCCACCTGGAACACAGCTTTAGGAGCATGTTCCAACGAAAGCAGTATCCATCTTCGTTAA
- the ccoG gene encoding cytochrome c oxidase accessory protein CcoG, with product MNSEINDITGRDETFRDSIATIAADGKRAWLYPKQPHGKHYNARTFVSVFFLIVFFAMPWIQINGHPFMLLNVVERKFVLLGIVFFPQDFFLFVLAMLTFVVFIALFTALFGRLWCGWACPQTVFMEMVFRKIEYWIEGDMSKQKALDKREWDLDKTFRKFGKHIAFFIIAFIISNTFLQYIIGVEEWKKIVTEGVGQHTAGFLSILLFTGVFYGVYARFREQVCIVVCPYGRLQGVLLDPNSVIVGYDYKRGEPRGKLKKEQDAPLGDCIDCHQCVQVCPTGIDIRNGTQLECINCTACIDACNDIMRKINKPEGLVRYTSENAISKGVKFKVTTRIIGYSAILFLLVTTLFTLILLRSDIETTILRTPGAMYQKTAEGNITNLYNIEMVNKTFDDMDVTLKAVDPPATITFVGSDLKTLKKEAVYQGVFFLQMTPSQITKTKTKVKFEVYSKGDKIDDFETNFLGPNN from the coding sequence ATGAATTCGGAAATTAATGATATAACCGGCAGAGACGAAACTTTTCGCGATAGCATTGCAACTATAGCTGCCGATGGTAAACGCGCATGGCTGTATCCAAAGCAACCTCATGGAAAACATTATAATGCGCGAACGTTTGTAAGTGTTTTTTTTCTCATTGTATTTTTTGCAATGCCATGGATTCAAATCAATGGTCATCCGTTTATGTTGCTCAATGTGGTTGAGCGTAAGTTTGTTTTGTTGGGCATCGTTTTTTTTCCACAGGATTTCTTTCTCTTTGTATTGGCTATGCTCACGTTTGTTGTTTTTATCGCCTTATTTACAGCACTATTCGGAAGGTTATGGTGTGGCTGGGCATGTCCGCAAACCGTATTTATGGAAATGGTTTTTCGTAAGATTGAATATTGGATAGAGGGGGATATGTCGAAACAAAAAGCGCTTGACAAACGCGAGTGGGATTTAGATAAAACGTTTCGAAAATTTGGTAAGCACATTGCATTTTTTATCATCGCTTTTATTATTTCCAATACATTCCTGCAGTACATTATTGGAGTAGAAGAATGGAAAAAAATTGTAACGGAAGGTGTTGGTCAGCACACAGCCGGCTTCTTATCTATCCTTCTGTTTACCGGAGTTTTCTATGGTGTATATGCCCGCTTTCGCGAGCAAGTATGCATTGTAGTTTGTCCATACGGACGCTTGCAAGGTGTATTGCTCGATCCTAACTCAGTAATCGTTGGTTATGATTATAAACGAGGAGAGCCTCGTGGCAAATTAAAGAAGGAGCAAGATGCTCCTTTGGGCGATTGTATAGATTGTCATCAATGTGTACAGGTATGCCCAACCGGAATTGATATTCGCAATGGTACACAATTGGAGTGCATCAACTGCACGGCATGTATTGATGCATGCAATGACATCATGCGAAAGATAAATAAACCCGAAGGGCTGGTACGCTATACCAGCGAAAATGCCATTAGCAAAGGCGTAAAGTTTAAAGTTACTACGCGTATTATTGGCTATTCTGCAATTCTGTTTCTATTAGTGACTACCTTGTTTACCCTGATACTGCTTCGCAGCGATATAGAAACAACCATCTTGCGCACTCCCGGAGCCATGTATCAGAAAACGGCCGAGGGCAACATTACCAACCTCTATAATATTGAGATGGTAAATAAAACGTTTGACGATATGGACGTAACATTGAAAGCCGTAGACCCTCCAGCCACCATTACCTTTGTTGGTAGTGACCTTAAAACACTGAAGAAAGAAGCCGTTTATCAAGGTGTATTTTTTCTTCAAATGACTCCTTCGCAAATTACCAAGACTAAGACGAAAGTAAAATTCGAGGTATATAGTAAGGGTGACAAAATAGATGATTTTGAAACTAATTTTCTTGGACCAAATAATTAA
- a CDS encoding c-type cytochrome, whose product MKNKAISLNKIWLTVTLLVPGFATWAQAAASSNKVPDIFLSNEFYVSLLIILIMLLVITTMGKTIRNLAKMVSEKSNYTKAIVLLLLAGASSANAQADQAATTKAPTPPEWLLSGNFILSAFIILILICAIIILYRVNMRLLKFINNEQTQPQAEMAAETEEAPSWMRSIYLWMVDSVPVAKEKDILLDHDYDGIHELDNNLPPWWKYGFYFTIAWSFFYLVYYHAGTGRLQAQEYNDELAEAKREKEERLRASADNVNEENVTVLADAAAISSGKEVFVKLCASCHKEDGGGQVGPNLTDEYWLHGGGIKNVFKTIVYGVPQKGMISWQSQLTPKQIQQVSSYILTMQGTKPVGAKEAQGDIWTEKAAPAAADTTVTAVVAAATDSVK is encoded by the coding sequence ATGAAAAACAAAGCTATTTCATTGAATAAAATATGGTTAACGGTAACCTTATTAGTTCCGGGTTTTGCAACTTGGGCGCAAGCTGCTGCAAGTTCAAATAAAGTACCCGACATTTTTCTGTCTAATGAGTTTTATGTTTCATTATTAATAATTCTGATTATGTTATTAGTTATAACAACTATGGGCAAGACCATTCGCAATCTTGCTAAGATGGTGTCCGAAAAATCAAATTATACCAAAGCCATCGTATTGCTTTTGCTAGCAGGGGCTTCTAGCGCAAATGCACAAGCCGATCAGGCTGCAACCACCAAGGCGCCTACACCTCCTGAGTGGCTATTAAGCGGCAACTTTATATTAAGTGCTTTTATCATCCTCATATTAATATGCGCAATTATTATTTTGTACAGGGTTAATATGCGATTGCTCAAATTTATAAACAACGAACAAACACAACCGCAAGCAGAAATGGCTGCTGAAACAGAAGAAGCGCCTTCGTGGATGCGAAGTATATACCTGTGGATGGTTGATAGTGTTCCGGTTGCAAAGGAAAAGGACATTCTGCTTGATCATGATTATGATGGAATACACGAACTTGATAACAACCTGCCACCCTGGTGGAAGTATGGATTTTATTTTACCATTGCGTGGTCGTTTTTTTATCTTGTTTATTACCATGCAGGCACAGGCAGATTGCAGGCACAAGAGTACAATGATGAATTAGCAGAGGCAAAAAGAGAAAAAGAAGAAAGGCTCAGGGCCAGTGCCGATAATGTAAACGAAGAAAACGTTACTGTACTGGCCGATGCTGCAGCAATTTCTTCAGGAAAAGAAGTGTTTGTAAAGCTTTGTGCTAGCTGCCATAAGGAAGATGGTGGTGGTCAGGTTGGACCTAACCTAACCGATGAATACTGGTTGCACGGTGGAGGAATAAAAAATGTATTCAAGACCATTGTTTATGGTGTTCCTCAAAAGGGAATGATTAGCTGGCAGTCACAATTAACACCAAAGCAAATACAGCAAGTATCCAGTTATATACTTACCATGCAAGGTACAAAGCCTGTTGGCGCCAAGGAGGCCCAAGGAGATATTTGGACTGAAAAGGCAGCTCCTGCAGCTGCCGATACAACTGTAACGGCTGTGGTTGCTGCTGCTACCGATTCTGTAAAATAA
- a CDS encoding CcoQ/FixQ family Cbb3-type cytochrome c oxidase assembly chaperone translates to MYKEVLSSIENIGIYPVFSFIVFFIFFTMIAAWLLRSKTEDFEMVSQLPLTENEQN, encoded by the coding sequence ATGTATAAAGAAGTATTGTCATCCATAGAAAATATCGGCATTTACCCGGTATTCTCATTCATAGTGTTTTTTATTTTTTTTACCATGATTGCTGCTTGGTTATTACGTTCTAAAACCGAAGATTTTGAAATGGTAAGCCAGTTGCCTTTAACCGAAAACGAGCAAAACTAA
- the ccoS gene encoding cbb3-type cytochrome oxidase assembly protein CcoS → MSVIIILIAISLLVASGFLIAFLWAMKSGQYEDEVTPSIRMLFENEGTTEKKIETTENQNKDLC, encoded by the coding sequence ATGAGTGTTATCATCATTCTTATAGCCATTAGCTTACTTGTTGCTTCCGGATTTCTTATAGCCTTTTTGTGGGCAATGAAAAGCGGGCAGTATGAAGATGAGGTTACACCCTCTATACGGATGTTATTTGAAAACGAAGGCACCACTGAAAAAAAAATTGAAACTACCGAAAACCAAAATAAAGATTTATGCTAG